The following proteins are co-located in the Telopea speciosissima isolate NSW1024214 ecotype Mountain lineage chromosome 9, Tspe_v1, whole genome shotgun sequence genome:
- the LOC122638725 gene encoding RING-H2 finger protein ATL2-like: protein MASDNSGYYFGDDVWYHSAGKVTALCVLIVIVIFIYFYAWRTYRRHARETAQSSINGVSSSSQVVHSRQLPINKALHQSLIDSLPTFLYSPTHHFSNSTSTTTSECPVCLCNLEEGEMVRLIPTCKHMFHLQCINMWLSSHYTCPICRSPVQVSSTGGHQEMSIWVPSQLDSFNPATTTTSSESTSDDASSQTSSSISSVPLCHS, encoded by the coding sequence ATGGCTTCTGATAATTCAGGTTACTACTTTGGTGATGATGTCTGGTACCATTCAGCTGGTAAGGTCACAGCTTTATGTGTTCTAATTGTAATTGTTATCTTTATCTATTTCTATGCTTGGAGAACTTACAGACGCCATGCAAGAGAAACTGCCCAATCCTCCATTAATGGAGTCTCATCATCCTCACAAGTAGTTCACTCTCGTCAATTACCCATCAATAAGGCTCTTCATCAATCTCTAATCGATTCTCTTCCCACCTTCCTCTACAGTCCAACCCATCATTTCTCCAACAGTACTAGTACTACCACATCAGAATGCCCTGTTTGTTTGTGCAAtttggaagaaggagaaatggTTAGGCTTATACCTACATGTAAGCATATGTTCCACTTGCAGTGCATCAATATGTGGTTAAGCTCTCACTACACATGCCCTATCTGCCGTTCTCCTGTTCAAGTCTCAAGCACTGGTGGGCATCAAGAGATGAGCATTTGGGTACCTTCCCAATTGGATTCATTTAATCCTGCTACTACCACAACAAGTTCAGAGAGTACATCTGATGATGCTTCTTCACAAACTTCTTCAAGTATTTCATCTGTCCCTCTTTGTCACTCTTGA
- the LOC122638726 gene encoding protein DETOXIFICATION 30-like — translation MLGMGSALETLCGQAFGAGQLDMLGIYMQRSWVILNTTAIVLTFLYIFAERFLKLIGQSDEISKAAGVFAIWMVTQLFAYTMNFLIAKFLQCQSKMTVMALILAVALLLHTFFSWLLMLKLGWGLVGAAIMLNASWWFIVVAQLIYIFSETCDRAWTGFSRKAFQNLWGFIRLSLASAVMLW, via the coding sequence TTAGGGATGGGGAGTGCCTTGGAGACGCTATGCGGACAAGCATTCGGAGCTGGGCAACTGGACATGTTGGGGATCTATATGCAGAGATCTTGGGTGATCTTGAATACAACGGCCATCGTCCTGACCTTTCTGTACATATTTGCGGAGCGATTCTTGAAGCTGATAGGGCAATCAGATGAGATCTCGAAGGCAGCTGGGGTGTTTGCGATATGGATGGTTACGCAGCTGTTCGCCTATACCATGAACTTCCTCATCGCCAAGTTCTTGCAGTGTCAAAGCAAGATGACGGTGATGGCATTGATATTGGCAGTGGCTCTGCTACTCCACACCTTCTTTAGCTGGCTCCTGATGCTGAAGCTTGGTTGGGGATTAGTCGGTGCAGCCATCATGCTCAACGCCTCCTGGTGGTTCATAGTGGTGGCTCAGCTGATCTATATCTTCAGTGAGACATGTGATCGAGCTTGGACTGGCTTCTCACGGAAGGCTTTTCAGAATCTCTGGGGATTCATCAGGCTATCGCTGGCATCCGCTGTTATGCTCTGGTAA